The following proteins are co-located in the Herpetosiphon gulosus genome:
- the dapB gene encoding 4-hydroxy-tetrahydrodipicolinate reductase encodes MSIRVCLAGATGWAGSALAQGIAQTNDLSLVAAVSRSHAGQQLGIVLNQPKLDCSVFATAEEALSQPCDVFVEYTKPAVALNNVLQALAQGSHVVIGTSGLDDAAYAIIHEAALKAQRGVLAVGNFALTVVLLQKFATIAARYIPYSEIIDYASDKKIDAPSGTARELAYRLGQVRDSAQTVPTEEIVGDQATRGARMAEQQVHSVRLPGYVISIEAIFGMPDQKLILRHEAGNGAEPYVDGALLAIRKVNTFVGLKRGLEHVLDLD; translated from the coding sequence ATGTCAATTCGGGTATGTTTAGCTGGGGCAACTGGCTGGGCTGGCTCGGCGCTTGCCCAAGGCATCGCCCAAACCAATGATTTGAGTTTGGTTGCAGCAGTATCACGTAGCCATGCAGGCCAACAGTTGGGTATTGTCTTGAATCAGCCTAAGCTGGATTGTTCAGTATTCGCCACCGCCGAGGAAGCGTTGAGCCAGCCCTGCGATGTGTTTGTTGAATACACCAAGCCTGCTGTAGCACTCAACAATGTGTTACAAGCCTTGGCGCAGGGATCGCATGTGGTGATTGGCACATCGGGCTTAGATGATGCAGCCTATGCCATAATCCACGAGGCTGCGCTAAAAGCCCAACGTGGAGTGCTAGCGGTCGGCAACTTTGCATTAACCGTGGTGTTATTGCAAAAATTTGCCACAATTGCAGCGCGTTACATTCCGTATAGCGAAATTATCGATTATGCCAGTGACAAGAAAATCGATGCGCCGAGCGGAACAGCCCGCGAATTAGCCTATCGCTTAGGCCAAGTGCGTGATTCAGCCCAAACCGTGCCAACCGAAGAGATTGTAGGCGACCAAGCAACCCGTGGTGCACGAATGGCAGAGCAACAGGTACATTCAGTCCGTTTGCCAGGCTATGTCATTAGCATTGAAGCGATTTTCGGCATGCCCGATCAAAAGCTGATTTTGCGCCACGAGGCGGGCAATGGAGCTGAACCATATGTTGATGGAGCCTTGTTGGCAATTCGCAAGGTCAATACATTTGTTGGCTTGAAACGTGGTTTAGAGCATGTCTTGGATTTAGATTAA